TGTGTTTTTAATGCTTCTGGCAGCACAAATCGGCCCACTCTTACGTACCctcaaacagaaacagctgcagGAGACAGGTACAAAGATAACCAACTCCCCTGCCTGATTCATACAGGCAGGCATGGACCGATGGCATTATAGATGTATCAATTTGTAGCCCCCAGTGAATCGATGGTGAGagatagaaataaataattagagAGGGTATTCCCACCGCTGTGTCTGCCCTGGCACACAGTCCACACTGAGCAGCCAATGATACTGTGGCAGCCAGCTTGACTTCAAATTGTAATAACCATTGGGACAATGAGCAGCAgggaaaaacaataacattttcaaaCAGGATGCATTATGACCTCAAAATATGAAGGGAAAAGTACTGGTGTTTGATGCTCTTAAATGCATATATGtcgtaaatgtgtttttatatttagtttGGTCTTTCACACAGAAGTATTACAACTACACAACCAATTAAGGGAATAATAGACGATGTGTGTGATTAAAACTGTCCTTTCCTAATGAGAGGTGAGCACAATGCACAATGCAACTTCATTTGGAACTGGCTGTGCTGGTGTAGAATACAACTTATAGGACAAATGGGTTAAATAGGTATTTACATTTGTTCTCACCTTTAAAGGCATCTGCTTTATGGTATAATTTATTCTTTATCAGCTGTTCTATTTTCTTCCAAAATAACAGCTACAGAAAAACTCACAATAGCATAATGTAAATTTAGACATTCATGAACACATCCACAGTCTGTAGGAATCGatggaaaaagagagaaaagggTGGTTCTAATGGCTATTTTTATTCGTCTTATCTCTGCAAGGTGCACTTTATAATGTGTGAATTTTTTAACTGTTATCAGTTCCTCAACAAGTTCATCAAACATGTAATTGATAAGAAACGCCTACTGGGCTGTCCTGTCAAGGTATAAAAGCCCCAAGCAGGTCTGCAGACCACAGCAAACTGAAAACATGTCTTTCCTGTGgatcctctcctgcctcgcctTCATCGGCGCCACCTATGGTAAGAGATGGTATTGCGGCTGCTCTCGTGCTCTGATCACAGTGCACTGAACTGAGCTCTGAGGAAGTCTTGAAATCAGAGGATGAGGAATAGGTATCAAAATTAACTTAAGATGCTGAATGATCCAGGACTACACTACTGCTGGTTGAATTAGAAATTGGTGATATGCATCTGTGCTTATGAGAAGAGAATCTTGTTTTCTCAAATTCCATGAAATTAATTGATTTGACCAGGTTTCAATTATAATGGTAGCTGCAAAACCTCTTATTGCAAATTCCATGAGTGTATACCTGTGAATACTACTTTAAGAACTGTGTAAATCTGTGTGTTTAACCACAATATAAGAGACTTACCGTGTATTCAGTTTCCTGTATCACAAGAGCAGGAAAGGTGCAGTTCTGTCTTACCTCTCACCTCTCAACTTTGACCCCAGGGTGTGGTGTTCCTGCCATCCCCCCTGTGATCAGTGGCTACTCCAGGATTGTCAATGGTGAGGAGGCTTTGCCTGGGTCCTGGCCCTGGCAGGTGTCTCTCCAGGTACGAGatggtgtatatataatttacgaTCAGTCTGATTGTTAAAAAGCTAAACTGTAAAATTTGTTTTTCCTGTCTGATCATCATCCTGTCACACGttattatttaaaagtaaaCCGACATGCCTGTCTGTTTCAGGACAGTACTAGCTTCCACTTCTGCGGCGGCTCCCTGATCAGCGAGACCTGGGTGGTGACAGCGGCCCACTGCGGGGTCAGGTGAGAGAGGCCCACAGCAGCTGCTCTGGCTGTTCTGAGGCTCCCGAGGGCCCCTGCAGCTCCTGTCCTGCTTTTAGTTTATGAGAACATTAAATTGTTCCTCCCAATATTGTATGACTGAGAATTTACcagcgaaaggatgccatttgaCTCATTGCTTTCATCTGGTAgatatagtaaaataaaatctgagaATCTCTGTCTGAATGATCGCAGGGAGTCAGCTTCAACAACATGGCTGGCGGGTTTGTGCTAGATACCTTCATACACTTTTCTGGTGAGGAGGAGTGTCTCCTGTTTCTATTGGTGGCCCCAGGTCCTTGTGTAAATCCTGACATCGAACAGGCTAGAATAGAGGAGAATGGAGTGGAAGTGCCTGTGTTGCCGACACCCTGTGTGACCCTTCCCTGACCCCATCCCCTATCTGTGTTGCAGTTTGTCCCACAGGGTGGTCCTGGGAGAGCATGACCGCAGCTCGCCTGCTGAGGACGTCCAGGTCATGAGAATTGCCCAGGTGAGCAGTGGTTTAAGGTCCACTAGTGGCCGCTTATAAAACACACTACAAACAAGTGGTTAACAGTGAATTAGTCCAAAGGTTTGTATATGAGAACAATGGCCCATGTGTCAATAACATACACTTTGTCAATGATAAAGGATTGAAGCTCGATTAATACCCTGTTGATATAGTTCAGGTTATAACCATTTAAATGCACAATTTGCATGCACTAATCTAATGTAGAAAGCCCATTACCCACAGCTACCTCTGCCCCTGCCTTTCCCTCCTAGGTGTTCAAGCACCCCAAATACAATCCCTTCACCATCAACAACGACATCACCCTGATCAAGCTGGCGTCCCCAGCAAGGCTGGGCATGCGTGTGTCACCTGTGTGCCTGGCGGAGACCGGAGA
This DNA window, taken from Amia ocellicauda isolate fAmiCal2 chromosome 9, fAmiCal2.hap1, whole genome shotgun sequence, encodes the following:
- the LOC136758753 gene encoding chymotrypsin A encodes the protein MSFLWILSCLAFIGATYGCGVPAIPPVISGYSRIVNGEEALPGSWPWQVSLQDSTSFHFCGGSLISETWVVTAAHCGVSLSHRVVLGEHDRSSPAEDVQVMRIAQVFKHPKYNPFTINNDITLIKLASPARLGMRVSPVCLAETGDDFPGGMRCVTSGWGLTRYNAPDTPSLLQQAALPLLTKADCQRYWGSKISNLMVCAGADGASSCMGDSGGPLVCQKGNVWTLVGIVSWGSGTCSPSTPGVYARVTELRAWVDQTIAAN